One Anopheles marshallii chromosome 3, idAnoMarsDA_429_01, whole genome shotgun sequence genomic region harbors:
- the LOC128712553 gene encoding serine/threonine-protein kinase meng-po: PTNAIMKLSESKSDTSIIANLYKSINNSYRRLSNTSNVLHRIPEMEIPNMAIADEYDIEKMIAEGCFAKIYLAHHRPTATTVVLKAIHTELTSLKEFVREFHYNYQLSHHPNILSCYQVKFQTKEYYVYAQEHAPFGDLAANVGASGLPESSCKKIAEQLSSALGFMHLKGLVHRDLKLENVLVFTPDFSRIKLCDFGTTTREGVLVSKNNKTWTAFLPPEVLEVVKNERFICKASSDSWQFGIVLYVCLTGATPWKSADWVRDAKYAVFMKYQKRETTKIPENFRRFTPRLLRAFRRIFDHRDEDRAKVTDIMKYMKNRWMDGKITVSKSASNIASVGQQQQFQQQHHQHTNSDQDSVKYINHRESRNSFDGKLRARRMTSVGALTPDSVPGSMNLAGADHQDAIRTKVWDWLESNDLNASGSADDLTFWSTKDTKTLQLQQQHHQQQQRRQSVGGHQLQQHQQDLISFSETHSTMTTSMLRETRTITSSSAKMFK; this comes from the coding sequence cctACAAACGCCATCATGAAGCTATCCGAGAGCAAATCCGATACCTCCATCATTGCCAACCTGTACAAATCGATCAACAACAGCTATCGGCGGTTGTCGAACACCAGCAATGTGCTGCACCGCATTCCGGAAATGGAGATCCCCAACATGGCGATTGCCGACGAGTACGACATCGAGAAGATGATCGCCGAGGGTTGCTTTGCCAAGATCTACCTAGCGCACCATCGTCCAACCGCGACGACGGTAGTGCTGAAAGCAATCCACACCGAACTGACCAGTCTGAAGGAGTTTGTGCGTGAGTTCCACTACAACTATCAGCTCAGCCACCATCCAAACATTCTCAGCTGCTACCAGGTGAAGTTTCAAACGAAGGAATATTATGTGTACGCACAGGAGCACGCACCGTTTGGCGATTTGGCGGCGAACGTGGGAGCGAGTGGACTACCCGAGAGTAGCTGCAAAAAAATCGCCGAACAGCTCAGCTCAGCGCTCGGGTTTATGCACCTGAAAGGGCTGGTGCACCGGGATTTGAAGCTGGAGAACGTTCTCGTCTTTACGCCCGATTTTTCACGCATCAAACTGTGTGACTTTGGTACGACAACAAGGGAGGGGGTGCTGGtgagcaaaaacaacaaaacttggACGGCTTTCCTACCGCCCGAGGTGCTAGAGGTGGTCAAGAACGAGCGGTTCATCTGCAAGGCATCGTCGGATTCGTGGCAGTTCGGAATCGTGCTGTACGTGTGTCTGACCGGAGCGACACCCTGGAAATCGGCCGACTGGGTACGGGATGCCAAGTATGCCGTGTTCATGAAGTACCAAAAGCGTGAGACGACCAAAATACCGGAAAACTTTAGACGATTTACACCTCGATTGCTTCGCGCCTTCCGACGCATCTTCGATCACAGGGACGAGGATCGAGCGAAGGTGACGGATATCATGAAGTATATGAAGAACCGCTGGATGGATGGCAAGATCACGGTGTCGAAGTCGGCTTCCAACATAGCCAGCGTGggccagcaacagcagtttcagcagcaacatcaccagcaCACTAATTCCGATCAGGACTCGGTCAAGTACATCAACCATCGCGAAAGTCGCAATTCGTTCGATGGCAAGTTGCGAGCAAGGCGAATGACCAGCGTTGGAGCTCTCACACCGGACTCGGTTCCAGGTTCGATGAACCTGGCCGGAGCGGATCATCAGGATGCGATCCGCACCAAAGTGTGGGATTGGCTGGAATCGAACGATCTGAATGCAAGTGGCAGTGCTGATGATCTCACCTTCTGGAGCACTAAGGATACGAAAACgttgcagctgcagcagcaacatcaccagcaacagcaacggcgCCAGAGCGTGGGAGGCCATCAGctgcaacagcatcagcaggaTCTGATCAGTTTCAGCGAAACCCACAGCACCATGACCACAAGCATGCTGCGGGAAACGAGGACCATCACCAGCAGTAGTGCGAAAATGTTCAAATGA